The Flavobacterium jumunjinense genome includes a region encoding these proteins:
- a CDS encoding acyl-[acyl-carrier-protein] thioesterase, with product MPIAPKFTSILEQEYEINFLHCYPNGYLKYTDLCNLLQITAGNHADLGGISFTDMQAHHQAWVMSRMRLEIHELPKWRDIVTIKTWIKTLENSRSIRCMEMHLNGEKIVGCETYWAVINTQTRRPDALALPHDHFEKFQIDATKQPTLKITIDENTNTIGHRKVVLSDLDVVNHANNVKYMEWCLDYENPKKIIKQEIKALDINFMRELNLNDEAIIHQSRNDTQTIYSITKEDKNAYALQIEWK from the coding sequence ATGCCAATAGCTCCAAAATTCACATCGATACTTGAACAAGAATATGAAATTAACTTTTTACATTGTTATCCTAATGGATATTTAAAATATACCGATTTGTGTAATTTATTACAAATTACTGCTGGAAACCATGCCGATTTAGGCGGAATTAGCTTTACTGATATGCAAGCACATCATCAAGCTTGGGTTATGAGTAGAATGCGATTAGAAATTCATGAATTGCCAAAATGGAGAGATATTGTTACCATTAAAACTTGGATTAAGACATTAGAAAATTCTCGTTCTATTCGTTGTATGGAAATGCATTTAAATGGAGAAAAAATTGTGGGTTGCGAAACCTATTGGGCGGTTATTAATACCCAAACAAGAAGACCCGATGCATTAGCACTGCCACACGACCATTTTGAGAAATTTCAAATAGACGCAACAAAACAGCCTACGTTAAAAATTACAATAGATGAGAACACTAATACTATTGGACATCGAAAAGTTGTTTTATCTGATTTAGATGTAGTCAATCATGCTAATAATGTAAAGTATATGGAATGGTGTCTTGATTATGAAAACCCTAAAAAAATAATCAAACAAGAAATTAAAGCATTAGACATTAATTTCATGCGTGAATTAAACTTAAACGATGAAGCTATAATTCATCAATCTAGAAACGATACTCAAACAATATATAGTATTACAAAAGAGGATAAAAATGCGTATGCCTTGCAGATAGAATGGAAATAA
- a CDS encoding response regulator transcription factor produces MEARKILLVEDDPNFGAILKDYLIINDFDVTLAKNGMEGFEKFKKDIYDLCILDVMMPYKDGYTLAREIREKNQEVPIIFLTAKTLKEDVLKGYKVGADDYLNKPFDSEVLLMKIKAIIQRKASEVKPDNTKFEFEIGSFHLNSKLRFLSFQNEEPVKLSPKECELLKMLALHENDLMPRELALTKIWRDDNYFTSRSMDVYIAKLRKYMKRDVNVEILNIHGEGFRLVVKK; encoded by the coding sequence ATGGAAGCTAGAAAAATTTTATTAGTTGAAGATGACCCGAATTTCGGGGCTATATTAAAGGATTACTTAATCATAAACGATTTTGATGTAACCTTAGCTAAGAACGGAATGGAAGGATTTGAAAAGTTTAAAAAAGACATTTATGATTTATGTATCTTAGATGTAATGATGCCATATAAAGACGGTTATACTTTAGCTAGAGAAATTAGAGAGAAAAATCAAGAAGTGCCAATTATTTTCTTAACAGCAAAAACGCTTAAAGAAGATGTGTTAAAAGGATATAAAGTTGGTGCAGACGATTATCTAAACAAACCTTTTGATTCTGAAGTGCTATTAATGAAAATTAAAGCAATTATTCAGAGAAAAGCAAGTGAAGTAAAACCAGATAACACAAAATTTGAGTTTGAAATTGGAAGTTTTCATTTAAATTCTAAATTACGTTTTCTATCTTTTCAAAATGAAGAGCCAGTGAAACTTTCACCAAAAGAGTGTGAGTTATTAAAAATGTTAGCACTTCATGAAAATGATTTAATGCCAAGAGAATTAGCATTAACAAAAATATGGAGAGATGATAATTATTTCACGTCTAGAAGTATGGATGTTTATATTGCTAAATTAAGAAAATACATGAAACGTGATGTAAATGTAGAAATTCTTAATATTCATGGAGAAGGATTTAGATTAGTTGTGAAAAAATAA
- a CDS encoding sensor histidine kinase encodes MNKTRFRLLVFLMSLSLVGIIIVQLYWINTSLKKSEEEFKLHVQQIIGNVAENINNKELVAFYRQYQKIKDSIGKEPEKNTLKEFYFLERNKKTNETIIYTSSLVAENFGINGSFFDKNADSINVGNLVTNRRTEIYAGSLVDKSSVELNRRPDVTIEKTGSISALDKVNFQVFFKDIVALRAIQDRITKDELEKILSKELKEYQIKTPFEFCIYSNGLATKIRSDRFVYDKKSTYGIPVFKDNEGMSQYQLLVTFPQKSKFFFSSILGITMISLLFTLIIVLTYSSALNQLIKQKQISEIKTDFINNMTHEFKTPIATINLALDAIKNPKIIDDKEKVQRYLQMIKDENKRMHAQVENVLRISKLEKNELDISKEPVDVLDIVEDAIEHISLIIEDREGKIRTHFNATRTTILLNDVHFTNVLVNILDNAVKYSEGTPIIDVYTENIKDFIVIKIQDQGLGMSKIAQKKVFEKFYREHTGDLHNVKGHGLGLAYVKQIVEDHNGQIFVESEKGKGSAFILKMPLIN; translated from the coding sequence ATGAATAAAACTAGATTTCGCCTGTTGGTTTTCTTAATGAGTTTATCTCTTGTCGGGATAATTATTGTTCAATTATATTGGATAAATACCTCGTTAAAGAAAAGTGAGGAAGAATTTAAGCTTCACGTTCAACAAATTATTGGAAATGTAGCAGAAAATATAAACAATAAAGAATTAGTCGCTTTTTATAGACAATACCAAAAAATTAAGGACAGTATAGGTAAAGAGCCAGAGAAGAATACTTTAAAGGAATTTTATTTTTTAGAGCGCAATAAAAAAACGAATGAAACGATTATTTATACAAGTTCTTTAGTTGCTGAAAACTTTGGTATTAATGGATCTTTTTTTGATAAAAATGCAGATTCTATAAATGTTGGTAATCTTGTTACAAATAGAAGAACAGAGATATATGCAGGAAGTTTAGTAGATAAATCGTCTGTTGAATTAAATAGAAGACCTGATGTTACTATAGAAAAGACAGGAAGTATTTCTGCATTAGATAAAGTTAATTTTCAAGTTTTTTTTAAAGATATAGTTGCGCTTCGAGCAATACAGGATAGAATTACTAAAGATGAGTTAGAGAAGATTTTAAGTAAAGAATTAAAAGAGTATCAAATAAAAACGCCATTCGAATTTTGTATTTATAGTAATGGTTTAGCAACAAAAATACGTTCTGATAGATTTGTGTATGATAAAAAATCGACCTATGGAATTCCTGTTTTTAAAGATAACGAAGGAATGAGTCAATATCAATTATTGGTAACATTTCCACAAAAAAGTAAATTCTTTTTTTCATCTATTTTAGGAATAACTATGATTTCTTTATTGTTTACGTTAATAATTGTTTTAACTTACTCAAGTGCTTTAAATCAGTTAATTAAACAAAAACAGATTTCTGAAATTAAGACCGATTTTATAAATAATATGACGCATGAGTTTAAAACACCCATTGCAACAATAAACTTAGCGCTAGATGCTATAAAAAATCCTAAAATCATTGACGACAAGGAGAAAGTACAACGTTATCTTCAGATGATTAAGGATGAAAATAAGAGAATGCATGCTCAAGTTGAAAACGTTTTACGTATTTCTAAACTTGAAAAAAATGAATTGGATATTTCTAAAGAGCCAGTAGATGTATTGGATATTGTAGAAGATGCAATTGAGCATATTAGCTTAATTATCGAAGACAGAGAAGGAAAAATTAGAACTCATTTTAATGCAACTCGAACAACAATATTGTTAAACGATGTTCACTTTACGAATGTATTAGTGAATATTTTAGATAACGCAGTAAAATATTCAGAAGGAACACCAATTATAGATGTTTATACTGAAAATATAAAAGATTTTATTGTTATAAAAATCCAAGACCAAGGATTAGGAATGAGTAAAATTGCTCAGAAAAAAGTGTTTGAAAAGTTTTACAGAGAACACACAGGAGACTTACACAATGTGAAGGGACATGGACTAGGATTAGCCTATGTGAAGCAAATTGTAGAAGATCACAATGGTCAAATTTTTGTAGAAAGTGAAAAAGGAAAAGGAAGTGCATTTATTTTGAAAATGCCATTAATAAATTAG
- the coaE gene encoding dephospho-CoA kinase (Dephospho-CoA kinase (CoaE) performs the final step in coenzyme A biosynthesis.), whose product MTKIIGLTGGIGSGKSTVAKYIAAQGVPVYIADDEARNIMDEEEVIAEVQLLFEEDVIDENKKLDRKKIASIVFKNPEKLKSLNELIHPKVKAHFKDWLKKNNHHPFIVKEVAILFETGGDKDCDKVILVTAPLDVKISRVISRDGSNREEIIKRMENQLSDEKKAKKSDFIVTNIELNDTFVKINEILKILKIS is encoded by the coding sequence ATGACAAAAATAATAGGTTTAACAGGAGGAATTGGTAGCGGTAAAAGCACTGTTGCAAAATATATTGCTGCGCAAGGTGTTCCTGTTTATATAGCAGATGATGAAGCTAGAAACATAATGGATGAAGAAGAAGTAATAGCAGAAGTGCAATTACTATTTGAAGAAGATGTTATTGATGAGAATAAAAAGTTAGATCGAAAGAAGATTGCTTCAATCGTTTTTAAAAATCCAGAAAAATTGAAATCTTTAAATGAATTAATTCATCCAAAGGTTAAAGCACATTTTAAAGATTGGTTAAAGAAAAATAATCATCATCCTTTTATAGTAAAAGAAGTGGCTATACTGTTTGAAACAGGCGGAGATAAGGACTGTGATAAAGTAATATTAGTTACTGCACCGCTAGATGTTAAAATAAGTAGAGTAATAAGTAGAGATGGGAGCAATAGAGAAGAAATAATAAAAAGAATGGAAAATCAGCTTTCAGATGAAAAAAAAGCAAAAAAAAGCGATTTTATTGTAACGAATATCGAATTAAACGACACATTTGTTAAGATTAATGAAATTCTTAAAATATTAAAAATATCGTAA
- a CDS encoding glycosyltransferase, translating to MYFSFIIPVYNRPDEIDELLESLVLLEYQDAFEVVVVEDGSSITCKHIIEKYTNKLDISYFFKPNSGPGDSRNFGMKKAKGNYFLILDSDCILPNQYLKVVSNSLTSDFVDCFGGPDKALDSFSDIQKAINFTMTSFITTGGIRGGSEKLDKFQPRSFNMGLSKEAFEASRGFGNIHPGEDPDLSIRLWKMNFKTNLIPQAYVFHKRRIDWDKFYKQVNKFGKARPILNFWYPEYSKLTFWFPSLFLLTLIFSVLLSFFGFYYFLFCFSVYFGMVFVGSLLQSKSVKIASYAVIATMIQFYGYGKGYLQSYINLFIFKKEPEKAHPELFFKK from the coding sequence ATGTATTTCTCTTTTATTATACCTGTTTATAATCGTCCTGATGAAATAGATGAATTACTGGAAAGCCTTGTGTTGTTAGAGTATCAAGACGCTTTTGAAGTTGTTGTAGTTGAAGATGGTTCTTCAATTACATGTAAACATATAATTGAAAAGTATACTAATAAATTGGATATTTCCTATTTTTTTAAACCTAATTCTGGACCAGGAGATTCTCGAAATTTTGGAATGAAAAAAGCGAAAGGAAACTATTTCTTAATATTAGATTCCGATTGTATTTTACCTAATCAATACCTAAAGGTTGTTTCAAATTCTTTGACTAGTGATTTTGTTGACTGTTTTGGTGGACCTGATAAAGCTTTGGATTCTTTTTCAGATATACAAAAGGCTATAAATTTCACAATGACGTCATTCATAACAACGGGTGGAATTAGGGGAGGAAGTGAAAAATTAGATAAATTTCAACCTAGAAGTTTTAATATGGGACTTTCTAAAGAGGCTTTTGAAGCTTCAAGAGGCTTTGGAAATATTCACCCAGGGGAAGATCCCGATTTATCAATCCGATTATGGAAGATGAATTTTAAAACGAATTTAATTCCTCAAGCGTATGTTTTTCATAAAAGAAGAATTGATTGGGATAAGTTTTATAAGCAAGTAAATAAATTCGGAAAGGCAAGACCAATACTTAATTTTTGGTATCCTGAATATTCAAAATTAACTTTTTGGTTTCCAAGTTTGTTCTTATTAACGTTGATTTTTAGTGTTTTATTAAGTTTTTTTGGATTTTATTACTTTTTATTCTGCTTTTCGGTCTATTTTGGAATGGTTTTTGTAGGTTCATTATTACAAAGTAAAAGTGTAAAAATTGCGTCATACGCTGTCATAGCAACAATGATTCAGTTTTATGGATATGGTAAAGGATACTTGCAATCTTACATAAATTTATTTATCTTTAAGAAAGAACCAGAAAAGGCTCATCCAGAATTGTTTTTTAAAAAATAA
- the glmM gene encoding phosphoglucosamine mutase, with protein sequence MTLIKSISGIRGTIGGNVGDNLTPVDAVKFASAYGTFLKQNSNKEKLTVVIGRDARISGPMIHNLVQNTLVGLGINVIDLGLSTTPTVEIAVPLENADGGIILTASHNPKQWNALKLLNAKGEFLNGDDGAKILEIAEAEAFLFSDVDSLGEVTENDAYMDIHIDEVLNLPLVDAEAVAKRKFKVVVDGVNSSGGIIIPKLLKQMGVEVVELYCEPNGQFPHNPEPLKEHLGDICKLVVEEKADFGIVVDPDVDRLAFISNDGEMFGEEYTLVACADYVLGKTKGNTVSNMSSSRALRDITEKHGGKYQASAVGEVNVVTLMKESNAIIGGEGNGGIIYPESHYGRDSLVGVALFLTHLASLDVTVAALRASYPQYYMSKNKIELTPQIDVDAILKTMTEKYKNEDILTIDGVKIDFPTEWVHLRKSNTEPIIRIYTEAPTQKEADILAERFVSEIKTIAGI encoded by the coding sequence ATGACATTAATAAAATCAATATCAGGAATTCGTGGAACAATAGGTGGAAATGTTGGAGATAATCTAACTCCTGTAGATGCTGTAAAATTTGCATCGGCCTATGGAACATTCTTGAAACAAAACTCAAATAAAGAAAAATTAACAGTAGTTATTGGTAGAGATGCACGTATTTCTGGACCAATGATTCATAATTTAGTACAAAATACATTAGTTGGTTTGGGTATTAATGTTATCGATTTAGGATTGTCTACTACTCCTACTGTAGAAATTGCTGTGCCACTTGAAAATGCAGATGGTGGAATTATTTTGACAGCATCACATAATCCAAAACAATGGAACGCTTTAAAATTGTTAAATGCAAAGGGTGAGTTTTTAAATGGAGATGATGGAGCAAAAATTTTAGAAATTGCAGAAGCAGAAGCATTTCTTTTTTCTGATGTTGATTCACTTGGAGAAGTAACAGAAAATGATGCTTATATGGATATTCATATTGATGAGGTTTTGAATTTACCTTTGGTAGATGCAGAAGCTGTTGCTAAAAGAAAATTCAAAGTTGTTGTGGATGGCGTAAATTCTTCAGGAGGAATTATTATTCCTAAGCTGTTAAAACAAATGGGAGTAGAAGTAGTAGAGTTATACTGTGAGCCAAATGGACAATTTCCTCATAACCCAGAACCTTTAAAAGAGCATTTGGGAGATATTTGTAAATTAGTAGTTGAAGAAAAAGCTGATTTTGGTATTGTAGTTGATCCAGATGTAGATAGATTAGCTTTTATTTCTAATGATGGAGAAATGTTTGGAGAAGAGTATACTTTAGTTGCTTGTGCAGATTACGTTCTAGGTAAAACAAAAGGGAATACAGTGTCTAATATGTCGTCTTCTCGTGCATTGCGCGATATAACAGAAAAACATGGTGGTAAATACCAAGCAAGTGCTGTTGGGGAAGTGAATGTTGTTACTTTAATGAAAGAATCGAATGCAATTATTGGTGGTGAAGGAAATGGAGGAATAATTTATCCAGAAAGCCATTATGGAAGAGATAGTTTGGTAGGTGTTGCTTTATTCCTAACTCATTTAGCGAGTTTAGATGTTACGGTTGCAGCATTAAGAGCAAGCTATCCTCAGTATTATATGAGTAAAAATAAAATTGAATTGACACCGCAAATTGATGTTGATGCAATTTTGAAAACAATGACTGAGAAATATAAGAATGAAGATATTTTAACTATTGATGGTGTTAAAATTGATTTTCCAACAGAATGGGTGCATTTACGAAAATCCAATACAGAACCGATTATTCGTATTTACACCGAAGCTCCTACTCAAAAGGAAGCAGATATTTTGGCAGAACGATTCGTAAGTGAAATAAAAACAATAGCAGGTATATAA
- a CDS encoding acyl carrier protein phosphodiesterase codes for MNFLAHIYLSDENDMIKIGNFMADGIRGNDYMNYPEEIKKGILLHREIDTFTDAHPIFRQSKHRLHERYGHYSGVIIDIFYDHFLAKNWETYSKVPLAEYVANFYTLLDNNFNILTTRTKKLLPSMVNQNWLLSYATIEGIGTILYQMDYRTKFKSKMQYSVEELQIFYQEFEEEFTLYFEEVRKMSSEKLMND; via the coding sequence ATGAACTTCCTAGCACACATATACCTTTCTGATGAAAATGACATGATAAAAATTGGCAACTTTATGGCCGATGGAATTCGAGGCAATGATTATATGAATTATCCAGAAGAAATTAAAAAAGGAATTCTACTTCATAGAGAAATAGATACTTTTACTGATGCACATCCAATATTTAGACAAAGTAAACATCGGCTTCACGAACGATATGGACATTATTCAGGTGTAATTATTGATATTTTTTACGATCATTTTTTAGCCAAAAACTGGGAAACTTATTCTAAAGTTCCATTAGCAGAATATGTCGCTAATTTCTACACCTTATTAGATAACAATTTCAACATTCTTACCACAAGAACCAAAAAATTACTACCTAGTATGGTCAATCAAAATTGGCTATTAAGTTATGCTACAATAGAAGGCATCGGTACAATTTTATATCAAATGGATTACAGAACAAAGTTCAAATCTAAAATGCAATATTCTGTAGAAGAATTACAAATTTTCTATCAAGAATTTGAAGAAGAATTCACACTCTATTTTGAAGAAGTTAGAAAAATGAGTTCAGAAAAACTAATGAATGATTAG
- a CDS encoding chloride channel protein has translation MSTKKNNPIIRFLAKSIKRLERFVFILKSLVTPRQFIYFSCVLVGVSSALAVIVLKTFAHWVYNLSQYSDRIFHLPYSNSVLPVIGILLTVLVVKKILDGSIQKGTSHIMYAVARKGGFMPFKQMYSQIITSSFTVGLGGSAGLESPITITGAAFGSNYAQNYRLSQKDRTLLLACGVASGIAAAFNAPIAGVLFAIEVVLAEISITAFIPIMISAATGALVSTIILNEDILLSFKQGDALDYHNIPHYVFLGLLAGFVSINYARTFRKIETYFSNSKLGNYKKALYGASILAVLIFFFPSLFGEGYESIKTIANAHPEKLLENTLLDGYKSNSWVLLGFVGVTMMVKVYATGLTLGSGGNGGNFAPSLFVGSYLGFFVAKLSNLIGITKPLSVSNFTLVGMAGVLSGLFHAPLTAIFLIAEITGGYNLMVPLMIVSSVSFAISKRFEPYSFDIKHLADKGEVFTANKDKNILTCLHLSNFVLTDYKIIKESNSLEDLIEIIKHSDDIIYPVFNEEKEFLGLIYLDDIRSIIFSSFKIKHTSTHEVTKAPKEIVSNTDTIEIVMDKFEKTNTYILPVFKNDIFIGFINRNMILEKYRNQLRDMIIE, from the coding sequence ATGTCTACGAAGAAAAACAATCCAATTATCCGATTTTTAGCTAAAAGCATTAAACGTTTAGAACGATTTGTTTTTATTTTAAAATCACTCGTCACTCCTAGACAGTTCATCTACTTTTCTTGTGTTCTAGTAGGAGTTTCCTCTGCTTTAGCAGTAATAGTTTTAAAAACATTTGCACATTGGGTTTATAACTTATCTCAATATTCAGATCGTATTTTCCATTTACCTTATAGCAATAGTGTTTTACCTGTTATCGGAATTCTTTTAACGGTTCTTGTTGTTAAAAAAATATTAGACGGATCCATTCAAAAAGGAACATCTCACATTATGTATGCTGTAGCTAGAAAAGGAGGTTTTATGCCTTTCAAGCAAATGTATTCTCAAATTATAACGAGTTCATTCACTGTTGGACTTGGAGGTAGCGCTGGACTTGAATCACCAATTACCATTACTGGAGCTGCATTTGGGAGTAATTATGCTCAAAACTACAGACTTTCTCAAAAAGACAGAACATTATTATTAGCATGTGGTGTTGCTTCTGGTATTGCGGCAGCTTTTAACGCACCAATTGCTGGTGTACTTTTTGCAATTGAAGTTGTTCTAGCCGAAATTAGCATTACTGCATTTATACCTATTATGATTAGTGCTGCAACGGGTGCTTTAGTTTCTACCATCATTCTAAATGAAGATATATTATTGAGCTTCAAACAAGGAGATGCATTAGATTATCATAACATACCTCACTATGTTTTCTTAGGATTATTAGCAGGCTTTGTTTCCATCAATTACGCACGTACTTTTAGAAAAATTGAGACCTATTTTTCCAATTCTAAACTAGGTAATTATAAAAAAGCACTTTATGGAGCTTCAATATTAGCTGTTTTAATTTTCTTTTTCCCTTCTCTATTTGGTGAAGGATACGAAAGCATAAAAACAATAGCCAATGCACATCCTGAAAAACTACTTGAAAATACATTATTAGACGGCTACAAATCGAACAGCTGGGTATTACTTGGTTTTGTAGGTGTTACCATGATGGTAAAAGTATATGCTACTGGATTAACACTTGGCTCAGGTGGTAATGGTGGTAATTTTGCTCCATCCTTATTTGTAGGCTCCTATTTAGGCTTTTTTGTAGCAAAGCTTTCTAATTTAATTGGCATTACCAAACCTTTATCGGTTAGTAATTTTACATTAGTAGGAATGGCTGGTGTATTGAGTGGTCTTTTTCACGCTCCATTGACTGCTATTTTCTTAATTGCCGAAATTACTGGTGGCTACAATTTAATGGTTCCTTTAATGATTGTCTCTTCCGTTAGTTTTGCTATCTCAAAACGTTTTGAACCTTATTCTTTCGATATAAAGCATTTAGCAGACAAAGGAGAAGTCTTTACTGCCAATAAAGACAAGAACATATTAACTTGCTTGCATTTATCTAACTTCGTTTTAACAGATTACAAAATAATTAAAGAGTCCAATTCTTTAGAAGATTTAATTGAAATTATTAAACATTCAGATGATATTATATATCCTGTATTTAACGAAGAAAAAGAATTTTTAGGTTTGATTTATTTGGATGATATACGGTCTATAATTTTTTCATCTTTCAAAATAAAACATACTTCAACACATGAAGTTACTAAAGCTCCTAAGGAAATCGTTTCAAATACTGACACGATTGAAATAGTTATGGATAAATTTGAAAAAACAAACACTTATATTTTACCTGTTTTCAAAAATGATATTTTCATTGGTTTCATTAATCGAAATATGATATTAGAAAAATATAGAAATCAGTTAAGAGATATGATTATTGAGTAA
- a CDS encoding tetratricopeptide repeat protein — translation MKKVILFLFLSSVTTNLFSQEKEVDFNKEQFLKEISENACKCIDSIDTFDKTKEITAENISQCIDKQVVAYQMGLKIADLNIKKIEEEAKTANSKKEINININSNPNSKEYKEYYYELERYLTDNCNALKTKINSNDKVGAKSLSTNDLALEYYNKGIAASKEENFEEAISNYKKAVTVDPEFAFAYDNMGICYRRLNKYEEAIKAYEKSLKIDPNGSMPLQNIAVAYIYKKEYKKAVKAYEKLGELQPDNPEVFFGIGSVYTQYINDIEKGLDNMCKAYIMYIAIKSPYRTDAEKYIQVLYSEFKKQDKLEMFNAILEKHKIKTN, via the coding sequence ATGAAAAAAGTAATTCTTTTTCTTTTTCTTTCATCCGTTACTACCAATCTTTTTTCTCAAGAAAAAGAAGTTGATTTTAATAAAGAACAATTCTTAAAAGAAATTAGTGAAAACGCTTGTAAATGCATTGATTCCATTGATACATTTGATAAAACAAAAGAAATAACAGCTGAAAATATTAGCCAATGTATTGACAAACAAGTTGTAGCTTACCAAATGGGATTAAAAATCGCAGATTTAAACATAAAAAAAATTGAAGAAGAAGCAAAAACTGCTAATAGTAAAAAAGAGATCAACATCAATATAAACTCAAATCCCAACTCTAAAGAATATAAAGAGTATTATTATGAATTAGAGCGCTATTTAACCGATAATTGTAACGCATTAAAAACTAAAATAAATAGTAATGATAAAGTAGGAGCCAAATCTCTTTCAACAAACGATCTTGCATTAGAATATTACAATAAAGGAATAGCAGCCTCAAAAGAAGAAAATTTTGAAGAAGCAATAAGTAATTATAAAAAAGCAGTAACAGTAGATCCAGAGTTTGCTTTTGCCTATGATAATATGGGTATTTGTTACAGAAGATTAAACAAATATGAAGAGGCAATAAAAGCTTATGAGAAATCCCTCAAAATAGATCCTAATGGTTCAATGCCCCTTCAGAATATTGCAGTAGCATATATTTACAAAAAAGAATACAAAAAAGCAGTAAAAGCTTATGAAAAACTAGGAGAATTACAACCTGACAATCCCGAAGTATTTTTCGGAATCGGATCAGTTTACACACAGTACATAAATGATATTGAAAAAGGCTTAGACAACATGTGTAAAGCTTATATTATGTATATTGCTATTAAATCTCCCTATAGAACAGATGCAGAAAAGTACATTCAAGTATTATATAGCGAATTTAAAAAACAAGATAAATTAGAAATGTTTAATGCTATTTTAGAAAAGCATAAAATTAAAACTAACTAA
- a CDS encoding acyl-CoA thioesterase has translation MDTLDIQNFKFSMPLNIRWNDLDPLNHVNNVFYFEYFQIGRGHYMIDASKQWDWAKNMFVIAHIECDYYKELKLTTKEPSIKIRTTSLGSKSFEIEYLITSLDKEENETIHAKGKSVQVLVDATIGKSIEIPDWLRNDITNYEPSLSTI, from the coding sequence ATGGATACTTTGGATATACAGAATTTTAAATTTTCGATGCCTTTAAACATTCGTTGGAATGACCTTGACCCTTTAAATCATGTTAATAATGTATTTTATTTTGAGTATTTCCAAATTGGACGTGGTCATTATATGATAGATGCTAGTAAACAATGGGATTGGGCAAAAAACATGTTTGTGATAGCACATATAGAATGTGATTACTATAAAGAATTAAAATTAACAACAAAAGAACCGTCTATTAAAATTAGAACAACCTCTTTAGGTTCTAAAAGTTTTGAAATTGAATACCTAATTACCAGCCTAGACAAAGAAGAAAACGAAACAATTCATGCCAAAGGAAAAAGCGTGCAAGTACTAGTTGACGCTACTATTGGAAAATCGATCGAAATCCCAGATTGGTTAAGAAATGATATTACTAATTATGAACCGAGCTTAAGTACAATTTAA